One window of the Catenulispora sp. MAP5-51 genome contains the following:
- the nudC gene encoding NAD(+) diphosphatase, protein MTEQARYFEGELGRMLLARSVVDRAAERRTDEDWLAAAWADPGTRVFAVDDSRAEAVLDPGPGLVFHPGAVFDARYPAAQRYFLGVDDEDVAYFAVSVGTPGPDGKPTASTAGSASTPGAALTSPQPPAAEDVPALGELRHVREVASTLPDRDGGLLAHAIGLDNWHRTHGFCGVCGHATRVTYAGSVRKCDHCGTEHYPRTDPAVIMAITDPDDRLLLARNAAWPPNRASVLAGFVEPGETLEAAVARECAEEAGLRITSVRYLGSQPWPLPRSLMLGFTATVDDPALKLDGAELDWAKWYSRAELKEAVNSGELLMLPSEISISRRLVNHWYGGDPVAH, encoded by the coding sequence ATGACCGAGCAAGCGCGCTACTTCGAGGGCGAACTCGGCCGCATGCTGCTGGCGCGGTCGGTCGTCGACCGCGCCGCCGAGCGGCGCACCGACGAGGACTGGCTGGCGGCGGCGTGGGCCGACCCGGGTACCCGGGTGTTCGCGGTCGACGACAGCCGGGCCGAGGCGGTGCTGGACCCGGGCCCCGGGCTGGTGTTCCACCCCGGCGCGGTGTTCGACGCGCGGTACCCCGCCGCTCAGCGCTACTTCCTCGGCGTGGACGACGAGGACGTGGCGTACTTCGCGGTCAGCGTCGGTACACCCGGCCCGGACGGCAAGCCGACGGCCTCGACCGCCGGCTCCGCCTCCACCCCCGGCGCGGCGCTGACCTCGCCGCAGCCGCCGGCCGCCGAAGACGTGCCGGCGCTCGGCGAACTACGGCACGTGCGCGAGGTCGCCTCGACCCTGCCGGACCGCGACGGCGGCCTGCTGGCGCACGCGATCGGCCTGGACAACTGGCACCGCACGCACGGCTTCTGCGGGGTGTGCGGCCACGCGACCCGCGTGACCTACGCCGGCTCGGTCCGCAAGTGCGACCACTGCGGTACCGAGCACTATCCGCGGACCGACCCGGCCGTGATCATGGCCATCACCGACCCGGACGACCGGCTGCTGCTGGCCCGCAACGCGGCCTGGCCGCCGAACCGGGCCTCGGTGCTGGCCGGCTTCGTCGAGCCCGGCGAGACGCTGGAGGCGGCGGTGGCGCGCGAGTGCGCGGAGGAGGCCGGCCTGCGGATCACCTCCGTGCGCTACCTCGGCAGCCAGCCGTGGCCGCTGCCCCGCTCGCTGATGCTCGGCTTCACCGCGACCGTGGACGACCCGGCCCTGAAGCTGGACGGTGCCGAGCTCGACTGGGCGAAGTGGTACTCGCGGGCCGAGCTGAAGGAGGCCGTCAACTCCGGCGAACTCCTGATGCTGCCCTCGGAGATCTCGATCTCGCGCCGTCTGGTCAACCACTGGTACGGCGGCGACCCGGTGGCGCACTGA
- a CDS encoding mycoredoxin: MNDQITMYSTTWCGYCRRLKSQLEREGIGFAEVDIEQVPDAADYVMSVNGGNQTVPTVVVVAPGGEKVAMTNPSLAQVKQAAGI, from the coding sequence ATGAACGACCAGATCACGATGTACTCGACGACCTGGTGCGGCTACTGCCGCCGGCTGAAGAGCCAGCTCGAGCGCGAGGGCATCGGATTCGCGGAGGTCGACATCGAGCAGGTGCCGGACGCCGCCGACTACGTGATGAGCGTCAACGGCGGGAACCAGACGGTCCCGACGGTGGTCGTGGTGGCGCCGGGCGGCGAGAAGGTCGCGATGACCAACCCCTCGCTGGCGCAGGTGAAGCAGGCCGCGGGCATCTGA
- a CDS encoding serine protease has protein sequence MLIRPRRGLRIKSRAVTALVAVTAVVSLAGACSSSGVIGQQSSGGEFGKDFVGAVLSPNTPSAAGGAHQGKDGGLTGQQSLPSFDNAPLPQPVDARKVPGPYTNHTGAVTGKLFFYRQGDADSGNYYVCSGTVIKSQNASLVWTAGHCVHDGKGGTWHMDMVFVPAFDNPDGDPNVDPSDLSAYAPLGTFPAVHVWTSPEWVKTGDEHGGDLAHDYAVIEVGRNSRGQTLDSAVQSTGAKPVPMWFNAPTEQAKTPQMSIRGYPAAQPFNGMSQYGCTADSVQLLNVTELGPDAKEYRAGCDLTGGASGGGWFARAPGQSAGDVSLVTNTSVGSAHNAHGGNWLAGPYLDASAKQLYTTANASPAP, from the coding sequence ATGCTGATACGCCCACGCCGGGGCCTGAGGATCAAGAGCCGAGCGGTTACGGCGCTCGTCGCGGTGACGGCCGTGGTGTCGCTGGCGGGTGCCTGCTCCAGCTCCGGCGTCATCGGACAGCAGTCCTCGGGCGGCGAGTTCGGCAAGGACTTCGTCGGCGCGGTGCTCAGCCCGAACACCCCCTCCGCGGCCGGCGGTGCCCATCAGGGCAAGGACGGCGGCCTGACGGGGCAGCAGTCGCTGCCCTCCTTCGACAACGCGCCCCTGCCCCAGCCGGTCGACGCGCGCAAGGTGCCGGGCCCGTACACCAACCACACCGGCGCGGTCACCGGCAAGCTGTTCTTCTACCGCCAGGGCGACGCCGACTCCGGCAACTACTACGTGTGCTCCGGCACCGTGATCAAGAGCCAGAACGCCAGCCTGGTGTGGACCGCGGGGCACTGCGTCCACGACGGCAAGGGCGGCACCTGGCACATGGACATGGTCTTCGTCCCCGCCTTCGACAACCCCGACGGCGACCCGAACGTGGACCCGAGCGACCTGTCGGCGTACGCGCCGCTCGGCACGTTCCCGGCGGTCCACGTCTGGACCTCGCCGGAGTGGGTCAAGACCGGCGACGAGCACGGCGGCGACCTGGCGCACGACTACGCGGTGATCGAGGTCGGCCGCAACTCCCGGGGCCAGACCCTGGACTCCGCGGTGCAGTCGACCGGGGCGAAGCCGGTGCCGATGTGGTTCAACGCTCCCACCGAGCAGGCCAAGACGCCGCAGATGTCGATCCGCGGCTACCCCGCCGCGCAGCCGTTCAACGGGATGTCGCAGTACGGCTGCACGGCCGACTCGGTCCAGCTGCTGAACGTCACCGAGCTCGGACCGGACGCGAAGGAGTACCGGGCCGGCTGCGACCTCACCGGCGGGGCCTCGGGCGGCGGATGGTTCGCGCGGGCCCCCGGGCAGTCCGCGGGGGACGTGTCACTGGTGACCAACACCTCGGTGGGCAGCGCGCACAACGCGCACGGCGGGAACTGGCTCGCGGGACCGTATCTGGACGCGAGCGCCAAGCAGCTCTACACCACCGCGAACGCCTCGCCGGCGCCCTGA
- a CDS encoding aldehyde dehydrogenase family protein, with protein sequence MTYHTTLDRAAEAAASAAGVYGSWSAERRRDLLHACADALEAAHAELVELAGTETGLTAARLNGEVGRTTGQLRLYGDHVAAGRHLSRRSSPGAALGGADVYTVDVPLGPVAVFAASNFPFAFGVPGGDTASALAAGCPVVVKGHPAQPRLSRRIAEILSEAVAGAGAPEGTFGFLDAESTDGDPNKLSIELVQHPAIKAVGFTGSLGGGRALMDAAAARPEPIPVYAEMGSVNPVFVLPGAIADEAGRKKWAETLAGAVTGSGGQLCTKPGVVFVPENADGEALGALTGDLIADNGPIPMLTDGMAAAHRRWQEQITGAGADAERAGKPFAAQISAKDFAGDYREEHFGPATVIVRADPAEYAALADSLEGQLTATIIADDDSAADREAARTLLPSLVARAGRVVWNSVPTGVAVVEAMQHGGPWPATSASWSTSVGTEAIRRFIRPVALQGVPADLVG encoded by the coding sequence GTGACATATCACACGACACTGGATCGGGCCGCCGAGGCGGCGGCGTCAGCGGCGGGCGTCTACGGCTCCTGGAGCGCCGAACGCCGGCGGGACCTGCTCCACGCGTGCGCGGACGCCCTTGAGGCGGCGCACGCGGAGCTTGTCGAGCTGGCCGGCACGGAGACCGGGCTGACCGCGGCCCGGCTGAACGGCGAGGTCGGCCGCACCACCGGCCAGCTGCGGCTGTACGGCGACCACGTCGCCGCCGGGCGCCATCTGTCCCGGCGCAGCTCGCCGGGCGCCGCGCTCGGCGGGGCGGACGTGTACACGGTCGACGTCCCACTCGGGCCGGTCGCGGTCTTCGCCGCGTCCAACTTCCCGTTCGCCTTCGGCGTCCCCGGCGGCGACACCGCCTCGGCGCTGGCCGCCGGCTGCCCGGTGGTGGTGAAGGGGCACCCGGCGCAGCCGCGGCTGTCGCGGCGGATCGCGGAGATCCTGAGCGAGGCGGTCGCCGGAGCCGGCGCGCCGGAGGGCACCTTCGGCTTCCTGGACGCCGAGTCGACCGACGGCGACCCCAACAAGCTCTCCATCGAGCTGGTGCAGCACCCTGCGATCAAGGCGGTGGGCTTCACCGGATCCCTGGGCGGCGGCCGGGCCCTGATGGACGCCGCGGCCGCGCGTCCCGAGCCGATCCCGGTCTACGCCGAGATGGGGAGCGTGAACCCGGTGTTCGTGCTGCCCGGGGCGATCGCCGACGAGGCCGGCCGCAAGAAGTGGGCCGAGACCCTGGCCGGGGCGGTGACCGGCTCCGGCGGACAGCTGTGCACCAAGCCGGGCGTGGTGTTCGTGCCGGAGAACGCCGACGGCGAGGCGCTCGGCGCGCTGACCGGCGACCTCATCGCCGACAACGGCCCGATCCCGATGCTCACCGACGGGATGGCCGCGGCCCACCGGCGCTGGCAGGAGCAGATCACCGGCGCGGGTGCGGACGCGGAGCGGGCGGGGAAGCCGTTCGCGGCGCAGATCTCTGCGAAGGACTTCGCCGGCGACTACCGCGAGGAGCACTTCGGCCCGGCGACGGTGATCGTGCGCGCGGACCCGGCGGAGTACGCGGCGCTCGCCGACTCGCTGGAGGGCCAGCTGACGGCGACGATCATCGCCGACGACGACAGCGCCGCGGACCGCGAGGCGGCCCGCACACTGCTGCCCTCGCTGGTGGCCAGGGCGGGCCGCGTGGTCTGGAACAGCGTGCCGACCGGCGTGGCGGTGGTCGAGGCCATGCAGCACGGCGGTCCGTGGCCGGCCACCTCGGCGTCCTGGAGCACGTCGGTGGGGACCGAGGCGATCCGGCGGTTCATCCGTCCTGTGGCGCTGCAGGGCGTGCCGGCCGATCTGGTCGGGTAA
- a CDS encoding ATP-dependent DNA helicase UvrD2 yields the protein MPQTHPGSGPVPAAALLDALDPEQRAVAEALHGPVCVLAGAGTGKTRAITYRIAYGVGTGEYIPSQVLAVTFTQRAAGEMRGRLRQLGAGGVQARTFHAAALRQLQYFWPKAVGGPTPQLIDSKIPLVAEAVRRLRLNAERAELRDLAGEIEWAKSTQVVADDYAGAAAKALRTPPRDAAEVAKVYAEYESAKRDRNAIDFEDVLLLTIGIMEERPDIAATVRNQYRFFTVDEYQDVNPLQQRLLDCWLGERADVCVVGDASQTIYSFTGADPRYLLDFADRFEDPTMVKLVRDYRSTPQVVALANALLDRAEGRAAKARVQLIAQRADGPRPKFAEHPDAETEAREVAREIKKLVDAGVRLSEVAVLYRINAQSEEYEQALSDAGVPYILRGVERFFERPEVREAIQVWLRGAAKARSDHAADTLPGLGAGGPGEDGEGETLASEVRAIFSSHGWTPLAPKGAGRLRDRWESLAALVSLAEEYGRTHPDAGLDRFSAELRERADAQHAPTVEGVTLSTFHAAKGLEWDAVFLVGMTEGMMPITYAETPEQIEEERRLLYVGVTRARERLFLSWSLARSPGGRASRSPSRFLDGLRGGVGRDTREGAAGGVIRGGGSGRRRPSGSSADSEERPRRTVEPITCRVCHRSLIDAAERKIGRCETCPSTLDPELYEELREWRAGQAKKQKLPAYCVFTDATLTAIGESLPATPAALTKIAGVGKAKADRYGDEVLGLISAHTSDYKAGQMSGQTDAS from the coding sequence ATGCCGCAGACTCATCCCGGCTCCGGCCCGGTCCCCGCCGCCGCGCTGCTGGACGCGCTCGACCCGGAGCAGCGGGCCGTCGCCGAGGCGCTGCACGGGCCGGTGTGCGTGCTGGCCGGGGCCGGGACCGGCAAGACGCGGGCCATCACCTATCGCATCGCGTACGGGGTGGGGACCGGCGAGTACATCCCGAGCCAGGTGCTGGCCGTCACCTTCACCCAGCGGGCGGCCGGGGAGATGCGGGGCCGGCTGCGGCAGCTCGGGGCCGGCGGGGTGCAGGCGCGGACCTTCCACGCCGCGGCGCTGCGGCAGCTCCAGTACTTCTGGCCCAAGGCCGTCGGCGGGCCGACCCCGCAGCTCATCGACTCCAAGATCCCGCTGGTCGCCGAGGCGGTGCGCCGCCTGCGGCTGAACGCCGAGCGCGCCGAGCTGCGCGACCTGGCCGGGGAGATCGAGTGGGCGAAGTCCACGCAGGTGGTGGCCGACGACTACGCGGGGGCCGCGGCCAAGGCGCTGCGCACGCCGCCGCGCGACGCCGCCGAGGTGGCGAAGGTCTACGCCGAGTACGAGAGCGCCAAGCGCGACCGCAACGCCATCGACTTCGAGGACGTGCTGCTGCTCACCATCGGCATCATGGAGGAGCGCCCGGACATCGCCGCGACGGTGCGCAACCAGTACCGCTTCTTCACCGTCGACGAGTACCAGGACGTCAACCCCCTGCAACAGCGTCTGCTGGACTGCTGGCTCGGCGAGCGGGCCGACGTGTGCGTGGTCGGTGACGCCAGCCAGACCATCTACTCCTTCACCGGCGCCGACCCCCGCTACCTGCTGGACTTCGCCGACCGCTTCGAGGACCCGACGATGGTCAAGCTGGTCCGCGACTACCGCTCCACGCCCCAGGTCGTGGCCCTGGCCAACGCTCTGCTGGACCGCGCCGAGGGCCGCGCGGCCAAGGCCCGGGTGCAGCTGATCGCGCAGCGCGCCGACGGTCCGCGCCCGAAGTTCGCCGAGCACCCGGACGCCGAGACCGAGGCCCGCGAGGTGGCGCGCGAGATCAAGAAGCTGGTGGACGCCGGGGTCCGGCTCTCCGAGGTCGCGGTCCTGTATCGCATCAACGCGCAGTCCGAGGAGTACGAGCAGGCCCTGAGCGACGCCGGCGTGCCCTACATACTGCGCGGCGTCGAGCGCTTCTTCGAGCGTCCCGAGGTCCGCGAGGCGATCCAGGTCTGGCTGCGCGGCGCCGCCAAGGCCCGTTCCGACCACGCCGCCGACACGCTGCCCGGCCTCGGCGCCGGCGGCCCCGGCGAGGACGGGGAGGGCGAGACCCTGGCCTCGGAGGTCCGCGCGATCTTCTCCAGCCACGGTTGGACCCCGCTGGCCCCCAAGGGAGCCGGCCGCCTGCGCGACCGCTGGGAGTCGCTGGCCGCGCTGGTCTCGCTGGCCGAGGAGTACGGCCGCACGCACCCGGACGCGGGCTTGGACCGCTTCAGCGCCGAGCTGCGCGAGCGCGCCGACGCCCAGCACGCCCCGACCGTCGAGGGCGTCACGCTGTCCACCTTCCACGCCGCCAAGGGCCTGGAGTGGGACGCGGTCTTCCTGGTCGGCATGACCGAGGGCATGATGCCGATCACCTACGCCGAGACCCCCGAGCAGATCGAGGAGGAGCGGCGCCTGCTCTACGTCGGGGTGACCCGTGCGCGCGAGCGGCTGTTCCTGTCGTGGTCCCTGGCGCGCTCCCCGGGCGGCCGGGCCTCCCGCTCCCCGTCGCGCTTCCTGGACGGCCTGCGCGGCGGCGTGGGCCGCGACACCCGCGAGGGCGCGGCGGGCGGCGTCATAAGAGGCGGCGGCTCCGGACGGCGCCGCCCCTCCGGCTCGTCGGCGGACAGCGAGGAGCGCCCGCGCCGGACAGTGGAACCGATCACCTGCCGGGTCTGCCACCGGTCCCTGATCGACGCGGCCGAGCGCAAGATCGGCCGCTGCGAGACCTGTCCCAGCACCCTGGACCCCGAGCTGTACGAGGAACTGCGCGAGTGGCGCGCGGGGCAGGCCAAGAAGCAGAAGCTGCCTGCTTACTGCGTCTTCACCGACGCCACCCTGACCGCGATCGGCGAGTCCCTGCCGGCCACGCCCGCCGCCCTGACGAAGATCGCCGGGGTCGGCAAGGCGAAGGCGGACCGCTACGGGGACGAGGTGCTGGGGCTCATCTCCGCGCACACGTCGGACTACAAGGCCGGTCAGATGTCGGGGCAGACCGACGCGAGCTGA
- a CDS encoding dipeptidase codes for MTSASDKAVRPYVAEHADEFFAELNEWLRIPSISSDPASAPEVRRSAEWLAAKLREIGFPTVEIWETAGGEGLPTVFAEWPSGDEGAPTVAVYGHHDVQPVTPVELWDTPPFEPTVKGDRLYARGAADDKGQLAFHLLGLRAHLAVTGRTAPAVNLKIIAEGEEESGSPNFRPLLEDKRDRVKADVVVVSDTGMWDRETPSTCTGMRGMITGQIDLRGPANDVHSGSFGGAIPNPLTELVRLMGRVHDDDKRVVVPGFYDGIVELTETDREMFAKLPFDEQAWLGNAKSSATAGEAGFTTLERVWARPTFELNGFWGGHTGPGHKTIVPAEAHAKISMRLVAGQAPLDVAKKFEDWFHANIPAGLTGALHWESDGVKPCMTPLDHPAVQAITRSMGKAFGEPDEPREVLFTREGGSGPEADLQEVIEAPVVFLGVSLPSDGWHSPNESMTIPLLLKGAEAAAYLWSDLAEKR; via the coding sequence ATGACTTCTGCTTCGGACAAGGCCGTCCGTCCGTACGTCGCCGAGCATGCCGACGAGTTCTTCGCCGAGCTCAACGAGTGGCTGCGCATCCCGTCCATCTCCTCGGATCCGGCCAGCGCGCCGGAGGTGCGGCGGTCGGCGGAGTGGCTGGCGGCGAAGCTGCGGGAGATCGGGTTCCCCACCGTCGAGATCTGGGAGACCGCCGGCGGCGAGGGGCTGCCGACGGTGTTCGCCGAGTGGCCGTCCGGGGACGAGGGCGCGCCGACCGTGGCCGTCTACGGCCACCACGACGTGCAGCCGGTGACGCCGGTGGAGCTGTGGGACACGCCGCCTTTTGAGCCGACGGTCAAGGGTGACCGGCTGTACGCGCGCGGTGCCGCCGACGACAAGGGCCAACTGGCGTTCCACCTGCTGGGCCTGCGGGCGCACCTGGCCGTGACCGGGCGGACCGCGCCGGCCGTGAACCTGAAGATCATCGCCGAGGGCGAGGAGGAGTCCGGCTCGCCGAACTTCCGCCCTCTGCTGGAGGACAAGCGGGACCGGGTTAAGGCGGACGTCGTCGTGGTCTCCGACACCGGCATGTGGGACCGGGAGACGCCGTCCACCTGCACCGGTATGCGCGGCATGATCACCGGCCAGATCGACCTGCGCGGCCCGGCCAACGACGTGCACTCCGGCTCCTTCGGCGGCGCGATCCCGAACCCGCTGACCGAGTTGGTGCGGCTCATGGGCCGGGTGCACGACGACGACAAGCGCGTCGTCGTCCCCGGCTTCTACGACGGCATCGTCGAGCTCACCGAGACCGACCGCGAGATGTTCGCCAAGCTGCCCTTCGACGAGCAGGCCTGGCTGGGCAACGCCAAGTCCTCCGCGACCGCCGGCGAGGCCGGCTTCACCACGCTGGAGCGGGTGTGGGCGCGGCCGACGTTCGAGCTGAACGGCTTCTGGGGCGGGCACACCGGCCCCGGCCACAAGACCATCGTCCCGGCCGAGGCGCACGCCAAGATCTCGATGCGCCTGGTGGCCGGCCAGGCCCCGCTGGACGTGGCGAAGAAGTTCGAGGACTGGTTCCACGCCAACATCCCGGCCGGCCTGACCGGCGCGCTCCACTGGGAGTCCGACGGCGTGAAGCCCTGCATGACCCCGCTGGACCACCCGGCGGTGCAGGCGATCACCCGCTCCATGGGCAAGGCGTTCGGCGAGCCCGACGAGCCGCGCGAGGTGCTGTTCACCCGCGAGGGCGGCTCCGGTCCCGAGGCCGACCTGCAGGAGGTCATCGAGGCGCCGGTGGTGTTCCTCGGCGTGTCGCTGCCCTCGGACGGCTGGCACTCGCCGAACGAGAGCATGACGATCCCGCTGCTGCTCAAGGGTGCCGAGGCGGCCGCGTACCTGTGGTCGGACCTGGCTGAGAAGCGCTGA